From Vicinamibacterales bacterium:
GTGACGAGTTCGCGATTGCCGGCGAGGAACTGCGGACCATCCTGCGCGATCTGTACGGTGGCCGCTCGCTCCACATCCGTGCCGTCGACGCCGGGTCGACCAATGCCGAGGAACTCGAACTCACCGCGCTCGGAAACGCCTACTACGACATCGAGCGGTTCGGACTGTCGTTCGTCGCGTCGCCGCGGCACGCCGATATCCTCGTGGTGACAGGCCCGGTGGTCCGCAACCTGGAGCGCGCACTTCGCCTGACGTACGACGCGGCCCCACACCCCTGCATCGTCGTCGCGCTCGGGGACGGCGCGTGCACGGGCGGGATCTGGGCCGGGTCGTACGCGGTCGTCGGCCCCGTGGATCGCGTGATACCCGTTCACATCAGGATCCCGGGCGATCCGCCGTCGCCCCCCGAGATCATTCGAGGTCTCGCCGCCGGCCTGCGGAGCGTCCGATGTTGATCGAGTGGGGCGTTCGCATCGGGCTCCTCGGCGCCCTGGCGGCCTCGCTGGCTGCTGCGGCGATTGGCCTGGCGGCCCGCGGACCTCGCGCACGCCGTGCGGCGCACGCGTTGATGGCTGCAGGCTCGGTGGCAGGTGGCGCAGCGTCGATCCTCTTTCTGATCTGGAACCTGCATCCCCTCGCGATCGGCCAATCCCCACTGCTGTTCGGCGCGCCGCTGGTCGTCGATCGCCTCTCGGCGTTCTTCCTGCTGTTGCTGCACCTCGTGTCGGCGATGACGGCGTGGTTCGCGTCGACGTACGGCGAGGATGAAGCGGCCAAGTACCCGCCGCGCGCCGTCGTCCCGTTGACAGCCGTGTTCGGCCTCGGCATGCAGGGCGTCCTGCTGTCGAGCGGCGTAGCCAGCTTCCTGCTGTTCTGGGAAGCGATGTCGCTCTCGTCGTTCTTCCTCGTCATGGCCGACGGCGAAGAAGAGTCGCGCCATGCTGCGCTCCTCTACCTGGCTGTCGCGCAGTTCGGGGCGGGCGCCTTGATCGTCGGCGCCGGACTCCTGTCTGGCGGCGACCTCGCCGCCACCTTCGGCTCCCTGCCGTCGAACGTCTCGACGATGACGGCTGGCACCAGCCTGCTCGCGCTGGCACTGGTGATGTTCGCGTTCACGTCGAAGGCGGGGCTGGCGCCCTTCCATGCCTGGCTGCCCGAGGCGCACCCCCGTGCGCCGAGCCACATTTCGGCGCTGATGTCGGGCGTGATGCTGAAGGTCGCCATCTACGGGCTGCTGCGGTTCACGTCCGTCTGCTGGCCCGAACTGCCGTCGGGCTGGGGCATCGGCCTGCTGGTCCTGGGCCTCGGCGGGGCGGGAGTCGCCGTCATCTATGCCAACCTCGCACGGGAGATCAAACGGGTCCTCGCGTGGAGCAGCGTCGAGAACATCGGCCTCATCTTCACGATGTTCGGTTTCCAACTCGTGCTGCGGCGCACCGGCCACATCGGCCTGGCCGACGCGGTGCAGGCCGCAATGTTCCTGCACATCGCCGCCCACGCGCTGTTCAAGTCGGGGCTGTTCCTCGGCGCGGGCGCGATCATCCATGCGACCCACACCGCGAAGATCGAGGCACTCGGGGGACTCGCCAACCGGATGCCGTGGTTGTCCGCCGCGATGCTCGCGCTGTCGCTTGCTGCCGCCGCGCTGCCGCCGTTCGGTGCGTTCGTGGCCGAGTGGCTGCTGCTGCAGTCGGCGGTCGTGTCGCTGTCGGTGAAGAACACCCTCGTCGCGGTCCTCGGCCTGACGGTCCTGGTTGGCGTCGCGTTCGTCGCTGGCCTCGCCGTGTTCGCGATGGTCCGTCTCTTCGCGTTCATCTTCCTGGCGGAACCCCGGTCGGCCGCCGCACGGGCGGCGCACGAACCGGCGGTTGCGCTACGGGGCCCGGTCATCGCCCTGTCGGTCGCCGTGCTCGCGCTCGGCGTGCTGGCGCCCCTTGCGCGGCCGCTCCTGCCAGTCGTCGTCGCGGTCGTTGGCCCCGCCGTCCCTCCGGCCCCGATCGCAGCCGTGCCGATCGACCTCTCGCTGCCCGTGGCGCTGGGCGCGGCGCTCGCGGTGGGGTTGTGCGGCGCATGGCTGATTCGGCGCGCCCTCGGGGGACCGTCCCGGGTCAGGCGCTACCACACGTGGGATTGCGGACAGCCGATCGACGCGAGCATGGAATACACGGCCACTGGGTTCTCCGCACCGGTCCGCTTCTTCCTCCGCGACATCGTCAGGGCTGAGAAACATCTCGTCTTCACGCCCGTCGCGGCGGCGAATCCCTGGATCCGCGACGGCCAGATGGAGTTCCGCAAGGCCGCTGGCGTCCTCGAGCGGCTCTACTTTCCGATCGCACGGCTCATCGAGGGCGTTGGCGCCTGGCTGAAGCAGTTGCAGAACGGCGTCATCCAGTTCTACATCGCGCTGATTCTGGCCACGCTGCTGCTGACGTTGTGGGTGGCGCTATGACGATCGCGCTGACGCTCGTCCAGATCGTGGTGGTCGTGCTGTTCGCGCCGCTCGCCGCCGGGGTCGTTCGCAAGGTGAAGGCGCTCCTCCAGGGCCGGCGCGGTGCGCCCGTCCTCCTTCCCTACTGGACCATCCTGACGCTGATGCGGAAGGAAGTCGTGCTCTCGTCGAGCACCTCCTGGGTCTTCCGCGGTGCGCCGTTCGTTGTGCTGGCGACGTCGCTCGTGTCGGCGGCCGTACTCCCGCTCGTCACACGAGGCGGCGCGGCGGCGCCGCTGTCCCACTTCGTCGTGGTCGGCAGCCTCTGGATGCTCGGGGCCGTGTTCCTCGTCTTCGGAGGTCTCGACTCGGCCGGCGCGTTCGGCGGCATGGGCGCGAGCCGGGAGATGACGATCTCCGCCTTCCTCGAGCCGGCGGTGCTCACCAGCCTCGCGGCGTTCGCCGTGGCCTCCGGGTCGGTCACGGTGGACGGCATGCTGGTGGCGGGTGGGCGCGGCCTGGTGTCGCACCCGTGGCTGCTGCCGGCCGTCGGCGCGCTGGGCCTCGTCGCGCTCGGCGAGAACGCCCGCTACCCGGTCGACAACCCGGCGACGCACCTCGAGCTGACGATGGTGCACGAGGCGATGGTGCTGGAGTATTCGGGCCCGTACCTGGCGATGATGGAGTTGGCGAGCATGTTGAAGCTGACCATCTTCGCGCTGCTCCTCGCCAACATCCTCGTTCCTGCCGGCCTGATGACCGTCTCGAGCTCGGCGGTCGGGTTGGCGATCGCTCCGTTCGCGGCGGCGGCCAAACTGGCGGCCGGCATGATCGTGCTCGCCTTCCTGGAGTCGAGCATGGCGAAACTCCGGTTCTACGGGCTGCCCGAGTACTTCTTCGGCTGCCTGTTCCTCGGGCTGACCAGCCTCGGACTCGGTCTGTTCGCGGGGTTGCTGTGAACATCGATCTGTTTGCGTTCGCTCCGGCGCCGCCCGACCTCTTGTCGGTCGAGGGCGTGCTCGCGGGCGGCATGCTGCTCGCCGCATTCTTCTCGATGGGCCGCAAGCGGCTGCCGACGTTCCTGCGCCACTACACCCTGTCGTCTGCCTGCCTGGCCGGCGTCATCGCCTCGCACGCGGTGCGGACGGCGCATCCGGCGGAGTGGGCCGGCGCCGCTGCCACGTTGATCGTGAAGGTGGTGATCATCCCGCTGGCGATTCTGGCCACGGCGCGCCGATGCGGCGAATCGATGCGGCTTCGGCCGATTACGCGTCCGGTCGTGTCGTACGCGCTGTCGGTGGCCGCCGTCGTCGTCGCGTACGTGATGTCGCGCCGGCTGCCGATCGACGTCGGCGGGGGGCCGGGAGGCGGCATCGTCGTGCCGCTGTGGGGTCTCCTCTTCGTCGCGCTCGCCCTGATTCTCATCGGTTTCCTGATGCTGATCGTGCGGCGCGATCTCTATTCGCAGATCGTCGGCTTTCTCACCGTGGAGAACGGCATTGCCGCATTCACGGTGGTCGCCCTCGGCGGCGTGCCGTTCCTGATGGAGATGGGGATCTTCGCCGTCATCGGCAGCGGCGTGCTGCTGATGGCCGTGCTCAGCCAGCAGGTGCACAGCCTCTACCAGTCGCACGACACCGCGACTCTCCGAAATCTGATCGACTGATCATGCTGCTCTTCGGTGTATTGCTCGTTCCGCTCGTTGCCGCCGTCCAGGCCCTCCTCGCACGGGACGGCCGCTCTGCGTCGCGTGGCGCGGTCATCGCCGCGGTCGTCGCGACGCTTGGCGCCGGAGCGCTGGCCGGTCTCGTATTCCTCAGCGGCGAGCTGTGGTTCGGCGGGTATGGGATGCTCGATCGTTTCAGCGCGCTGATGGTGGTGCTGATCCAGATCGTCTGGCTCGGCGCCGCGCTCAGCAGCGTTCGGTACATCGGAATCGAGGAGGCATCGGGCATCCTCTCGGTGCGCAAGGTACGCCTCTACTACGCGCTGCTTCCGGTCTTCGTGCTCGCGATGCTCGTGACGGTCACGACCGACCACCTGGGAGTGCTGTGGCTCGGCCTCGAAGCGACGACGCTCGCGACGACGCCGCTCGTGGCGCTCTACCGGAAGGATGGCGCGATCGAGGCCGCGTGGAAGTACCTGCTGCTCTGCTCGCTCGGGATCAGCGTGAGCCTGCTCGGTCTGGTCCTGCTCGCGTACGCCGGCGTCGGGGCGGGACTGCCCGTCGATCAGGCCTTCTCACTCGGCGCGCTTCGAGGCCGGGCGGCGGCGCTGGACCCCCAGGTGGTGCGCTGGGCCTTCGTCTTCCTCTTCGTCGGCATCGGCACGAAGGTCGGCTTCGTGCCGATGCATCCGTGGCTCCCCGATGCCCACAGCCGCACGCCGTCGCCGATCTCCGCGTCGCTCTCCGGGGTCCTGTTGAACGTCGCGCTGTACGCCTTGCTGCGGGCCAAGGCCGTCACCGACCTCGCGCTCGGACAGGGCGAGTGGACGTCGCGGTTCTTCTGGGCGTTCGGTCTGCTGTCGGTGCTCTTCGCCGCCTTCGTCCTGCTGCACCAGCAGAACTACAAGCGGATGCTGGCGTACCACAGCGTCGAGCACATGGGCCTGATCTCCTTCGGGCTGGGCATGGGCCCGCTCGGGTCGGCCGGCGCGGTGATGCACATGATCGGGCACACGCTCGCGAAGAGCGCGCTCTTCTTCTCGGCGGGTGAAATCCTGCTGCGCACGCACACGACGAAGATCGCCAACATCCGCGGGCTGTGGCGCCAGGCGCCCCGCACCTCGCTGGCCTTTCTGCTCGGGTTCCTCGGGCTGATCGGCGCACCGACGTCAATCATCTTCGCGAGCGAACTCACGTTCCTCGTGGCCGCCGCACGGCGCAGCCCCGCCTCGGCGGTCGCGATCATCGTCGCGCTGGCGATTGTCGCGGTCGGCGTCCTGCACCACATCTTCTCCATGCTGTTCGGCGGCGACGCGCACGCGCGGCCGGAGGAGGCACCGCCACCTGAGCGGTTCACGGTGACGCACGCCGTCCTCGCCGTGGAACTGGCGCTGCTGTTCGGCGGCGGGGTGTTCTTCCTCACGAGACCCGGCTTCGAACTGGCAGCCAGCATCGCCCGTGTCTTCACGGTGAAGCCATGAACGCCCAGCAGGCCCTGTTGAACACTCCCGGCGTGATCGTCCGCGACGACCTCTATGC
This genomic window contains:
- a CDS encoding proton-conducting transporter membrane subunit — translated: MLIEWGVRIGLLGALAASLAAAAIGLAARGPRARRAAHALMAAGSVAGGAASILFLIWNLHPLAIGQSPLLFGAPLVVDRLSAFFLLLLHLVSAMTAWFASTYGEDEAAKYPPRAVVPLTAVFGLGMQGVLLSSGVASFLLFWEAMSLSSFFLVMADGEEESRHAALLYLAVAQFGAGALIVGAGLLSGGDLAATFGSLPSNVSTMTAGTSLLALALVMFAFTSKAGLAPFHAWLPEAHPRAPSHISALMSGVMLKVAIYGLLRFTSVCWPELPSGWGIGLLVLGLGGAGVAVIYANLAREIKRVLAWSSVENIGLIFTMFGFQLVLRRTGHIGLADAVQAAMFLHIAAHALFKSGLFLGAGAIIHATHTAKIEALGGLANRMPWLSAAMLALSLAAAALPPFGAFVAEWLLLQSAVVSLSVKNTLVAVLGLTVLVGVAFVAGLAVFAMVRLFAFIFLAEPRSAAARAAHEPAVALRGPVIALSVAVLALGVLAPLARPLLPVVVAVVGPAVPPAPIAAVPIDLSLPVALGAALAVGLCGAWLIRRALGGPSRVRRYHTWDCGQPIDASMEYTATGFSAPVRFFLRDIVRAEKHLVFTPVAAANPWIRDGQMEFRKAAGVLERLYFPIARLIEGVGAWLKQLQNGVIQFYIALILATLLLTLWVAL
- a CDS encoding NADH-quinone oxidoreductase subunit H translates to MTIALTLVQIVVVVLFAPLAAGVVRKVKALLQGRRGAPVLLPYWTILTLMRKEVVLSSSTSWVFRGAPFVVLATSLVSAAVLPLVTRGGAAAPLSHFVVVGSLWMLGAVFLVFGGLDSAGAFGGMGASREMTISAFLEPAVLTSLAAFAVASGSVTVDGMLVAGGRGLVSHPWLLPAVGALGLVALGENARYPVDNPATHLELTMVHEAMVLEYSGPYLAMMELASMLKLTIFALLLANILVPAGLMTVSSSAVGLAIAPFAAAAKLAAGMIVLAFLESSMAKLRFYGLPEYFFGCLFLGLTSLGLGLFAGLL
- a CDS encoding proton-conducting transporter membrane subunit, which gives rise to MLLFGVLLVPLVAAVQALLARDGRSASRGAVIAAVVATLGAGALAGLVFLSGELWFGGYGMLDRFSALMVVLIQIVWLGAALSSVRYIGIEEASGILSVRKVRLYYALLPVFVLAMLVTVTTDHLGVLWLGLEATTLATTPLVALYRKDGAIEAAWKYLLLCSLGISVSLLGLVLLAYAGVGAGLPVDQAFSLGALRGRAAALDPQVVRWAFVFLFVGIGTKVGFVPMHPWLPDAHSRTPSPISASLSGVLLNVALYALLRAKAVTDLALGQGEWTSRFFWAFGLLSVLFAAFVLLHQQNYKRMLAYHSVEHMGLISFGLGMGPLGSAGAVMHMIGHTLAKSALFFSAGEILLRTHTTKIANIRGLWRQAPRTSLAFLLGFLGLIGAPTSIIFASELTFLVAAARRSPASAVAIIVALAIVAVGVLHHIFSMLFGGDAHARPEEAPPPERFTVTHAVLAVELALLFGGGVFFLTRPGFELAASIARVFTVKP